From the genome of Rudaeicoccus suwonensis:
GAGTTCGTCGGCGGCTGACCGGTCGACGGTGACCTCGCCGTCGGCGACATGCTCGCGCAGGCGGACGACCTCGCCGGTCAGATCGGCGAGGAGGCGCCGCTGGGCCGCAGTGCGCTCATGGACGACTCCCGCAAGCGCGGCTGCCACGTCTTCGACGCCGATCCCCCGCGCTGCCGACACCGCCAGAATCTCGACATCGCGCAGGCCGTCCTTGTCGAGCAGCCGGCGCAGATCATCGACGCACTCGGTGACCTGGTCGCGCGACAACCGGTCGATCTGGTTGAGCACCACCAGGCTGACCGCACGGTGGCCGGCCAGCGTGCGGATGTACTCCTCGTGCAGCACCGCGTCGGCGTACTTCTGCGGGTCGGTGACCCAGACGAGCACGTCGGCGTGTTCGATCACGCGATCAGCCTCAGCGCGGTGCTGAGCGACGCGCGAGTCGAAGTCGGGCAGGTCCAGCAACAGCAGGCCGCCCAAGTCACGGCCACGACGCGCGTCCAACGGCACCTGGTGGCGGCCGGCGACCTGCAGCCGGTCGAGCAACTCGTCGCTCGGCTCGTCACCCCACATCGCCGCGCTCGGCACCGACGTCGTCGGTCGGCGAGCGCCGATGCGCGAAACGGGTTCTCCGACAAGGGCATTGAACAGACTGGACTTACCGCTCCCGGTTGCACCGGCCAGGGCAACCACGGTGCGCGATCCGATGTCAGCCGTGCGCGTGGCGACCTTCCGCTGCACCTCCCGAGCGCGTTCGACCTGATCGGCGGGCAGGCGTCCGCCGCCGGATTCGATCGCCTCCCCCAGGGAACGGCTGCGGCGCAGCAGGTCGGTGTTGGTCACCTCACCGGACCGGATGAATCCGGTGGAGCGCGTCGTCGTCATCGGGCGGCCTTCACTTCGGAAATGGCAGCCCCGAGGTCGGACAGGCAACCCTCCGGGGCATATTCGTGCAGGACCGCCTCGAAGCGCGAGCCCTCGGCGGCATACAGCTCGGTCGCCCGATCGAGCAAGCGATCACGCACGCGGGCAGCCAGCGCGGCCGCGGCGGTCTCGCCGTAGACCGACTCCAACAACCGCTGCGCGAGTATGGCGGAGCCCCCAGTCGCACCTCTGCGAGTGCCGTCGGCGCCGGCATTGGCGGAGAAGGCGACGAGCATCAGCAGCACCGACATGCCGTCGGCGCCGAACGCCACGAAACGTGGACTGAGCCTCGTGTCCCCTGCCTGGTCGCGTGCCAACCCGCGGATCTCGTCGCGCCAGGAACGCACCAGTTGGTCGACCTGATCACCGAACCCGCTTGACACCGTTGACAACTCGCTATGGGCTTCCACCAAGGCAGCGCCGCCGGGTGCAGCACGCCAGGCGCGTGCAGCGCCCAGGGCCGCTGTTTCGGCTCGCGTCACGAGCAACGCACCCAGCCCGGCCTGTAGCGCCGCACCGACCTCGTCGACGGGCTGCCGGTGGTTGCGGCCACGGAGCATCGCCGCAACCCGGTCACGCACCGAGCCGGTCCCGCCGTCCAACTGCCTCAGGGGTTCACCGGTGCCGACATACTCCTGCCAGCGCGCGAGCGCCTCACCACGCAGCAAGGATCCGTCCCGTATGCCGACCGCAACCTGCTCGGTAGCCGCGGCATACGCCTCGTGAGCCAAACGCTGCAGGTTCTGTACGCCGTCGCGCTGCGCCTGCGCGGCGGTCATCAGATCGAGCACCCTGCCGTCGAGCGAGTCGACGGCACCTTCCAGAGTGCGACGGATCACGATCGTGCGGGCGTGCGTGTCAGCAGCCAAGGAGTTCAGCCAGCCCACAATGCGAGTGACCTCGGCACGCGGCAGCAGACCGTTGCTGCTCAACGCGGTTTCGGCGATGGCGAAGACCGGTGACTGGCCGAGGCCCTGCTCCATGAGCATCCCGGCCAGATCGGCACGCACCTCCTCCATCGCATCGAGCGGGACCCGGTCGAGCACGACCGCGACCGACGTGCCACGGACGGTCGCCTGCTGCAGCAACTGCCACGGCACCGCATCGGCGTATCGCACCGCCGTCGTCACGAACAGCCACAGGTCGGCTGCCGACAACAATTGCCTTGCCAATGTACGGTTTTCGGAGTCGACCGAATCGATGTCGGGGGCATCCAAGAGTGCAAGACCGGCGGGCACACTCTCAGAGGCGATCAGGCGCACGGTGCCGGGGTCTCTGGTCTCGGCGGCGTCGGTCACCCGCGCCAGGCCCGGCAGCACGTGGTCCCCGGCAAACCACTCGCCGTCTGCGGGGTGGTGGATCAGCGTCGAGGCACGCGTCGTGGGCCGCAGCACGCCGCTGCGAGAGGCCTGCATGCCGACGATGGAATTGACCAGAGTCGACTTTCCAGCGCCCGTCGACCCGCCGACGACCGCCAGCAGCGGCGCGTCGAGTGCGGCAGCGCGCGGCACGACGTAGTCGTCGAGTTGGGCGAGCAGTGCAGCGCGGTCGCGTCGGAGTCGGTCGACCTTGGGCATCTGCAGCGGCAGCCGGGTGGAGTCGATGCCGTCACGAAGCGCATGCAATGCCGTCAGCAGGCGCACACCATCGACTTCGTCCGACACCTGCACAGCATTTCGCGTCCGGAGCGGCAACGGCAACTTCAGGGCCGACGGGATGCCTGCGACATCAGCCTCGCGGGTCGCCTTAGACTGAACTTCGCCGCCGTGGCGGCCGTGTCCGCCCCCGTAGCTCAGCTGGATAGAGCAAGGGCCTTCTAATCCCTAGGTCGCGTGTTCGAGTCACGCCGGGGGCACTCATCAGCCCCCTGACCTGCAGTGATGCAGGTCAGGGCA
Proteins encoded in this window:
- a CDS encoding GTPase, coding for MTTTRSTGFIRSGEVTNTDLLRRSRSLGEAIESGGGRLPADQVERAREVQRKVATRTADIGSRTVVALAGATGSGKSSLFNALVGEPVSRIGARRPTTSVPSAAMWGDEPSDELLDRLQVAGRHQVPLDARRGRDLGGLLLLDLPDFDSRVAQHRAEADRVIEHADVLVWVTDPQKYADAVLHEEYIRTLAGHRAVSLVVLNQIDRLSRDQVTECVDDLRRLLDKDGLRDVEILAVSAARGIGVEDVAAALAGVVHERTAAQRRLLADLTGEVVRLREHVADGEVTVDRSAADELTEALCAAAGVPAVVDAVATDFRRHSARRGGWPFSRWLQRRG
- a CDS encoding dynamin family protein; the encoded protein is MSDEVDGVRLLTALHALRDGIDSTRLPLQMPKVDRLRRDRAALLAQLDDYVVPRAAALDAPLLAVVGGSTGAGKSTLVNSIVGMQASRSGVLRPTTRASTLIHHPADGEWFAGDHVLPGLARVTDAAETRDPGTVRLIASESVPAGLALLDAPDIDSVDSENRTLARQLLSAADLWLFVTTAVRYADAVPWQLLQQATVRGTSVAVVLDRVPLDAMEEVRADLAGMLMEQGLGQSPVFAIAETALSSNGLLPRAEVTRIVGWLNSLAADTHARTIVIRRTLEGAVDSLDGRVLDLMTAAQAQRDGVQNLQRLAHEAYAAATEQVAVGIRDGSLLRGEALARWQEYVGTGEPLRQLDGGTGSVRDRVAAMLRGRNHRQPVDEVGAALQAGLGALLVTRAETAALGAARAWRAAPGGAALVEAHSELSTVSSGFGDQVDQLVRSWRDEIRGLARDQAGDTRLSPRFVAFGADGMSVLLMLVAFSANAGADGTRRGATGGSAILAQRLLESVYGETAAAALAARVRDRLLDRATELYAAEGSRFEAVLHEYAPEGCLSDLGAAISEVKAAR